The Ancylothrix sp. D3o genome contains the following window.
AAGTGGAAGGATTTAAAAAAACGAATCCCAGGCGGGCAAGTCGATATTTTAGGGAAAGGTTCTAAACTTCGCCACATCCTTATCTCTGAACAATTGTGGTTTGATTTACAATCCACACGCAAAAAGGCTACTTCAACAATGCCGGTGTTCCCGACTAAATCAGGCCGGCATTATGCAGCAAGCAATGTTGTAAGAATTGTTAGAGCAGCGGCAATTCGGGCCGGTCTGGAACAAAAAGTATCCCCTCATTGGCTGCGTCATGCTCATGCTTCCCATTCATTAGATAGGGGTGCTCCTCTACATCTGGTACAAGCAACTTTGGGACATTCTAGCATTTCCACAACAGAGCGCTATCTACACGCCAGACCAGATGATAGTTCATCCCGCTATTTGCCAAAAACTTAGGACTTTGATGAGGGTAAAAAAATTAACTTTGTTCGACCATTCATACGAAATAAACCCCGTATTTGCTTTAATAGATAAAGCGTAATTTATGCAAAGAAAAAAAATGGCGTTATTACCTGATGAAACGTGCTTCGACAGTCCTCATATTGCTCCAGAGAATTGTTGGAACGACTCAATGCAGCGACAGCAACAGAATATGAACTGCTCGAAGTCAATACGATTACAGTGAATAGTCAGCAAATCTCTCTAACGACTCAACAACAATCGATCGCAATTCAGCAAGTTGTTAGTGCGATGAAT
Protein-coding sequences here:
- a CDS encoding tyrosine-type recombinase/integrase, which translates into the protein KWKDLKKRIPGGQVDILGKGSKLRHILISEQLWFDLQSTRKKATSTMPVFPTKSGRHYAASNVVRIVRAAAIRAGLEQKVSPHWLRHAHASHSLDRGAPLHLVQATLGHSSISTTERYLHARPDDSSSRYLPKT